Proteins co-encoded in one Bacteroidota bacterium genomic window:
- a CDS encoding class I SAM-dependent methyltransferase, translated as MPKNYCRVWPGLALLLCLATACQPPEHDTRVQQQVASAEATREEKTFKEQVEAFEDQGRDAWQKPEAVIALFGNLTGKVVADIGAGSGYFSFRLARQARQAWAIDIDPRFLKYIETKNEAQSEPLPIKTRLGKADTPGLAAGLVDAVLVVNTYHHIDARIDYFRAVWQAMKPGARLVVVDYKKGDLPLGPPDKLKLSVDTMQQELKAAGFRLLAADPVALPYQHVLLLEK; from the coding sequence ATGCCAAAGAACTACTGTCGTGTATGGCCAGGCCTGGCCCTGCTGCTATGCCTGGCCACTGCCTGCCAGCCACCCGAGCACGACACCCGTGTGCAGCAGCAAGTAGCCAGTGCCGAGGCCACACGAGAAGAAAAAACGTTTAAGGAACAGGTGGAGGCCTTTGAAGACCAGGGCCGAGATGCCTGGCAAAAACCGGAGGCCGTGATTGCCCTTTTCGGCAACCTGACGGGCAAAGTGGTGGCCGACATTGGAGCCGGATCCGGCTACTTCAGCTTCCGGCTCGCGCGGCAAGCAAGGCAGGCATGGGCGATTGATATAGATCCTCGATTCCTGAAATACATTGAAACCAAAAATGAAGCACAGTCCGAGCCCCTGCCCATAAAGACCCGACTGGGAAAGGCCGACACACCAGGCCTGGCTGCAGGCCTGGTAGATGCCGTGCTGGTAGTGAATACCTACCACCACATAGATGCCCGCATAGACTACTTCCGGGCCGTGTGGCAAGCAATGAAGCCAGGTGCCCGGCTGGTGGTGGTAGACTACAAAAAGGGAGACCTGCCCCTGGGGCCACCAGACAAGCTGAAACTTAGCGTGGACACCATGCAGCAGGAACTGAAGGCAGCGGGCTTCCGGCTGCTGGCTGCAGACCCCGTAGCCCTGCCCTACCAGCATGTGCTGCTGCTAGAGAAATAA
- a CDS encoding putative porin: protein MLLPAALAAQRLPPQRPAMPSISRVQPQLPPFATYRQHSYPDPNEPDSLGQRWIGTDTVLMNLDTLHRWDEALEAGSFQQTLGLIGKPYLRWQYGLPGRLYAPGLWQNTFSNQPSAYFIRFEDQEFYDAYRPLVHVHFNQSSFNTQLLRVTLSQNLLPAWNSTLHYRRRTAQGNYRNMVTDHYNLYWNHWIHTRDFRYQLFAGVSWQELTDGLNGGVVVEEDTPLDEVFEGAVEPIVLENARLEQWLRTANLKQLWQPFRQDWLQLMAEGYYSQYFQRYRDPAVYTSLNDQRYRPYGQLLNGDTTVQHSYQYRVYGGRGHVQLRGQLGPLAAELRGLGQYEVRELPLGLRQTKTGLGAEGQLGLRRPTDAPAHADKPGAWLQGRYLLHTNDLLDTETEIRLGLHVVPRLRTFRMLDSTAVDTVNYRIPVGLRRPLLYEGYYQPLHAWLEGQLYSLNPALQQYYWQSSTYAANRSLGNEEVRLLRATLQYTYSQPRIRRGLPYRQSYLKISPFYSEVRDFIYTNARAETRQTGSAYRFVGLAVEQLQRLGRFYLYGQVQLQQAHHSGDSLAAYDLHLPKLYGRARIFWEDKFFKTPADIQLGLEASFRSNFEALSLEPSLQLGYPQLGRSLQPYLQLDAWLALRIQTAHVYVKVIHLNQNLPDPGFFTTPFYPMLHRSFTFGVSWRLFS, encoded by the coding sequence ATGCTGCTGCCCGCAGCCCTGGCGGCACAAAGGCTACCCCCACAGCGCCCCGCCATGCCCAGCATAAGCCGGGTACAGCCACAGCTGCCCCCCTTTGCCACCTACCGCCAGCACAGCTACCCCGACCCCAATGAGCCGGACAGCCTGGGCCAGCGGTGGATCGGCACAGACACGGTGCTGATGAACCTGGACACCCTGCACCGCTGGGACGAGGCCCTGGAGGCAGGCAGCTTCCAGCAGACCCTGGGCCTCATTGGCAAGCCCTATCTACGCTGGCAGTATGGCCTGCCTGGCAGGCTGTATGCCCCCGGACTGTGGCAAAACACCTTTAGTAATCAGCCCTCTGCCTATTTCATCCGCTTCGAAGATCAAGAGTTTTACGATGCCTACAGGCCTCTGGTACATGTGCACTTCAACCAGAGCAGCTTCAACACCCAGCTGCTGCGGGTAACGCTTAGCCAGAACCTGCTGCCCGCCTGGAACAGCACCCTGCACTACCGCCGGCGCACTGCCCAGGGCAACTACCGAAACATGGTAACCGACCACTACAACCTGTACTGGAACCACTGGATACACACCCGCGATTTTCGCTACCAGCTGTTTGCGGGTGTAAGCTGGCAAGAGCTGACGGATGGCCTGAATGGCGGGGTGGTGGTAGAGGAGGACACACCGCTGGACGAAGTCTTTGAGGGCGCGGTAGAGCCCATTGTGCTGGAAAATGCCCGGCTGGAGCAGTGGCTGCGCACGGCCAACCTGAAGCAGCTGTGGCAGCCCTTTCGGCAGGACTGGCTGCAGCTGATGGCTGAGGGCTACTACAGCCAGTACTTTCAGCGCTACAGAGACCCCGCTGTGTACACCAGCCTGAATGACCAGCGCTACCGCCCCTACGGCCAGCTGCTGAATGGAGATACCACCGTGCAGCACAGCTATCAGTACCGCGTGTATGGGGGCAGGGGCCATGTGCAGCTACGCGGGCAGCTGGGCCCCCTGGCTGCCGAGCTGCGGGGCCTGGGGCAGTATGAAGTACGCGAGCTACCCCTGGGCCTACGCCAGACCAAAACTGGCCTGGGGGCCGAAGGGCAGCTGGGGCTGAGGCGCCCCACAGATGCCCCGGCGCATGCCGATAAACCGGGTGCCTGGCTACAGGGGCGCTACCTGCTGCACACCAACGACCTGCTGGATACGGAGACCGAGATCCGCCTGGGCCTGCATGTGGTGCCCCGGCTGCGCACGTTCCGCATGCTAGACTCTACTGCCGTGGATACGGTAAACTACCGTATACCCGTGGGCCTGAGACGGCCCCTGCTGTACGAGGGCTACTACCAGCCCCTGCATGCCTGGCTAGAGGGCCAGCTGTACAGCCTGAACCCAGCCCTGCAGCAATACTACTGGCAGAGCAGTACCTATGCTGCCAACCGCAGCCTGGGCAATGAGGAGGTGCGCCTGCTGCGCGCCACCCTGCAGTACACCTATAGCCAGCCCCGCATCCGCCGGGGCCTGCCCTACCGGCAGTCTTATCTGAAAATAAGCCCCTTTTATAGCGAGGTGCGCGATTTTATCTACACCAACGCACGGGCCGAAACCCGCCAGACGGGCAGTGCCTACCGCTTTGTAGGCCTGGCGGTGGAGCAGCTGCAGCGCCTGGGCCGCTTCTACCTGTACGGGCAGGTGCAGCTGCAGCAGGCCCACCACAGTGGCGACTCGCTGGCGGCCTACGATCTGCATCTACCCAAGCTGTACGGCCGGGCCCGCATCTTTTGGGAGGATAAGTTTTTCAAGACTCCGGCAGACATACAACTAGGCCTGGAGGCCAGCTTTCGCTCAAACTTCGAGGCCCTCTCCCTGGAGCCTAGCCTACAGCTAGGCTACCCGCAGCTGGGCCGCAGCCTACAGCCCTACCTACAGCTGGATGCCTGGCTAGCCCTGCGTATACAGACTGCGCATGTGTATGTCAAGGTTATCCACCTGAACCAGAATCTGCCCGATCCGGGCTTCTTCACTACCCCTTTCTACCCCATGCTGCACCGCAGTTTTACTTTCGGGGTCTCTTGGCGGCTGTTCTCCTAG
- a CDS encoding DUF952 domain-containing protein produces MALFAHTLHPAMPYLYHAATEADWQKALNTGTYVPAAFAQEGFIHLSTRSTLPQSVDLHCAALERVVVLVLSERLLNPKLQWVPVPSRGDRFPHYPARLPIDLVVDVAVVERGQNGEWDWSDFGY; encoded by the coding sequence ATGGCTTTATTCGCACACACGTTGCACCCCGCCATGCCCTACCTATACCACGCTGCTACCGAGGCCGACTGGCAAAAAGCCCTGAATACGGGCACCTATGTACCCGCGGCATTTGCCCAGGAGGGCTTTATCCACCTAAGCACGCGCAGTACGCTGCCGCAAAGCGTAGACCTGCACTGCGCGGCGCTGGAGCGTGTAGTGGTGCTGGTACTGAGTGAGCGGCTGCTGAACCCAAAACTGCAATGGGTGCCGGTGCCCAGCAGGGGCGACCGGTTTCCGCACTACCCGGCACGCCTGCCGATAGACCTGGTGGTAGACGTGGCCGTGGTAGAAAGAGGCCAGAATGGCGAATGGGACTGGAGCGACTTTGGCTACTAG
- the murQ gene encoding N-acetylmuramic acid 6-phosphate etherase, whose amino-acid sequence MSKQTEANSAYQALEQQELRTLLHWMNQEDQTVPLAVAQALPQIEQLVNLVYSRMQAGGRLFYLGSGTSGRLGVVDASECPPTFGVPQGRVVGLIAGGDAAIRLAQEGAEDDQSQGWKDLQQHGANPQDVVVGITASGTTPYVLGALKQARAAGIATGSISCNHPAEVSGWADAPVEVVVGPEFVTGSTRLKAGTAQKLVLNMLTTAVMIRLGHVQGNRMVDMKLSNEKLIDRGTCYVAEATSLPYAEAKHLLLLHGSVRAAIAAARG is encoded by the coding sequence ATGAGCAAGCAGACCGAGGCAAATAGTGCCTACCAGGCCCTGGAGCAGCAGGAGCTGCGCACCCTGCTACACTGGATGAACCAGGAGGACCAAACGGTGCCCCTGGCGGTGGCCCAGGCCCTGCCCCAGATAGAGCAACTGGTAAACCTGGTGTACAGCCGCATGCAGGCCGGCGGGCGCCTGTTTTATCTGGGCAGTGGCACCAGTGGCCGCCTGGGTGTGGTGGATGCGAGCGAGTGCCCGCCCACCTTTGGCGTACCACAGGGCAGGGTAGTAGGCCTGATAGCCGGGGGCGACGCGGCCATTCGCCTGGCGCAGGAGGGGGCAGAGGACGACCAGAGCCAGGGCTGGAAAGACCTGCAGCAGCATGGCGCAAATCCCCAGGACGTTGTAGTGGGCATTACTGCCAGCGGTACCACGCCCTACGTACTGGGCGCCCTGAAGCAAGCACGGGCTGCCGGAATTGCCACGGGCAGCATTAGCTGCAACCATCCTGCCGAGGTGTCTGGCTGGGCCGATGCGCCCGTAGAGGTGGTGGTAGGCCCCGAGTTTGTAACCGGTAGCACACGCCTGAAGGCAGGCACCGCCCAAAAACTGGTGCTGAATATGCTAACCACGGCGGTGATGATCCGCCTGGGCCATGTGCAGGGAAACCGGATGGTGGATATGAAGCTGAGCAACGAGAAGCTGATAGACCGCGGTACCTGCTATGTGGCCGAAGCCACCAGCCTGCCCTATGCCGAGGCAAAGCACCTGCTGCTACTACATGGTAGCGTACGCGCAGCCATTGCAGCCGCCCGGGGCTAG
- a CDS encoding purine-nucleoside phosphorylase, whose product MNPIQFKDTLTYIRKHYAGSPSVGIVLGTGMGRLADVIAVEKSLAYNFIPHFPISTVESHFGKLIFGKIGSKEVVAMQGRFHYYEGYEMQQITFPIRIMKMLGIDRLFLSNAAGSVNPAYKKGSLMVIDDHINLLPENPLRGPNLDELGPRFPDMSRPYDPELIRQAEQIAAQENIPLHKGVYVSVPGPNLETRAEYRFLRTIGADVVGMSTVPEVIVAQHMGIRTFAMSLITDECDPDHLEPVALEDILAVAHATEPRLTTIMQRLIAEC is encoded by the coding sequence ATGAACCCCATACAGTTTAAGGATACCCTCACCTACATCCGCAAGCATTACGCTGGCTCCCCCTCCGTAGGCATTGTGCTCGGCACCGGCATGGGCCGGCTGGCCGATGTAATAGCGGTGGAGAAATCATTGGCCTACAACTTCATCCCCCACTTCCCTATCAGTACGGTGGAGAGTCACTTTGGCAAGCTGATCTTCGGCAAGATTGGCAGCAAGGAAGTGGTGGCCATGCAGGGCCGCTTTCACTACTACGAGGGCTACGAGATGCAGCAGATTACCTTCCCCATCCGCATCATGAAGATGCTGGGGATAGATCGGCTCTTCCTGAGCAATGCTGCGGGATCCGTAAACCCGGCCTACAAAAAGGGCAGCCTGATGGTGATAGATGACCACATTAACCTGCTGCCCGAGAACCCCCTGCGTGGCCCCAACTTGGACGAGCTGGGCCCGCGTTTCCCCGACATGAGCCGCCCCTACGACCCCGAGCTGATCCGCCAGGCCGAGCAGATAGCCGCCCAGGAGAACATACCCCTGCACAAGGGCGTATATGTATCGGTACCCGGGCCCAACCTGGAGACCCGGGCCGAATACCGTTTCCTGCGCACCATAGGGGCCGATGTGGTGGGGATGAGCACGGTGCCCGAGGTGATTGTGGCCCAGCACATGGGCATCCGCACCTTTGCCATGAGCCTGATAACCGATGAGTGCGACCCAGACCACCTGGAGCCGGTAGCCCTGGAGGACATACTGGCCGTGGCCCATGCCACAGAACCCAGGCTGACCACCATCATGCAGCGCCTGATTGCCGAGTGCTAA
- a CDS encoding BrxA/BrxB family bacilliredoxin, whose product MYPEQLVTPMRAELTNQGFDELKTPEAVDQYLQQKQGTTLVVVNSVCGCAAGAARPGVLLSLQADKKPQNLATVFAGVDKEAVNKVRQHLLPYPPSSPAIALFKDGKLVHLLERHHIEGRSADMIADNLALAYQNFC is encoded by the coding sequence ATGTATCCAGAACAACTTGTAACGCCCATGCGGGCCGAGCTTACGAATCAGGGCTTTGACGAGCTGAAAACGCCAGAGGCTGTAGACCAATATCTGCAACAGAAGCAGGGCACCACGCTGGTGGTAGTAAACAGTGTGTGTGGCTGTGCCGCTGGGGCCGCCCGCCCGGGCGTGCTGCTATCGCTACAGGCAGATAAGAAACCACAAAACCTGGCTACCGTATTTGCAGGTGTGGACAAGGAAGCGGTAAACAAGGTACGGCAGCACCTGCTGCCCTATCCACCCAGCAGCCCCGCCATTGCCCTCTTCAAAGACGGGAAGCTGGTGCACCTGCTGGAGCGCCACCACATTGAGGGCCGGTCGGCAGACATGATAGCGGACAACCTGGCCCTGGCCTATCAGAATTTCTGCTAG
- the obgE gene encoding GTPase ObgE — protein sequence MAPKQNFVDYVKLYCTSGNGGAGVTSWRREKHVPKGGPDGGDGGNGGSIVVEGNAQLWTLLDLKYRKFIKAEHGQPGSGAKKNGRRGKDEVLQVPLGTIIRDEAEDSILGEIHEDGQRIVVVPGGHGGLGNWHFRTATNQTPDRSTPGTPGQERVLVLELKVLADVGLVGFPNAGKSTLLSVVTAAKPEIADYPFTTLVPNLGIVKYRDWQSFVMADIPGIIEGASEGKGLGTRFLRHIERNAVLLFMVPADADDPLAQFHILQQELQAYEAALASTPYLVAISKADLLAEDEQKKLAASWPEPLLFFSAITRQGVQALLDELWKKLKMVNP from the coding sequence ATGGCCCCCAAGCAAAACTTTGTTGACTACGTAAAGCTGTACTGCACCAGCGGTAATGGCGGGGCCGGGGTTACCAGCTGGCGCCGAGAGAAACACGTGCCCAAGGGTGGCCCGGATGGCGGGGATGGTGGGAATGGGGGCAGCATTGTGGTGGAAGGCAATGCCCAGCTGTGGACGCTGCTAGACCTGAAGTACCGAAAGTTTATAAAGGCCGAGCATGGCCAGCCTGGCAGCGGAGCCAAGAAAAATGGAAGGCGGGGTAAGGATGAGGTGCTACAGGTACCCCTGGGCACAATCATACGGGATGAAGCGGAAGACAGCATCCTGGGCGAGATACACGAAGACGGGCAGCGCATAGTAGTGGTGCCCGGCGGGCATGGGGGCCTGGGTAACTGGCACTTCCGCACGGCCACCAACCAGACCCCCGACAGAAGCACCCCCGGCACGCCCGGGCAGGAGCGCGTGCTGGTGCTGGAGCTGAAGGTGCTGGCCGATGTGGGACTGGTAGGCTTCCCCAATGCAGGCAAGAGCACCCTGCTGAGTGTGGTGACGGCTGCCAAGCCCGAGATAGCCGACTACCCCTTTACCACCCTGGTGCCCAACCTGGGTATTGTGAAGTATCGCGACTGGCAGTCTTTCGTAATGGCCGATATACCGGGCATCATCGAGGGGGCCAGCGAGGGGAAAGGGCTGGGCACGCGCTTTCTGCGCCATATCGAGCGCAATGCCGTACTACTCTTCATGGTACCGGCAGATGCGGATGACCCGCTGGCACAGTTCCATATACTGCAGCAGGAGCTGCAGGCCTACGAAGCTGCGCTGGCCAGCACCCCCTACCTGGTGGCCATCAGCAAGGCCGACCTACTGGCAGAGGACGAGCAAAAAAAGCTGGCCGCCAGCTGGCCCGAGCCGCTGCTCTTCTTCTCAGCCATCACCCGCCAGGGTGTACAGGCCCTGCTGGATGAACTATGGAAGAAACTAAAAATGGTAAACCCTTAA
- the lpxK gene encoding tetraacyldisaccharide 4'-kinase — protein sequence MIILFPLSILFWIVVSVRNILYNWQILPVHKVDAFVISIGNLSTGGTGKTIMAEYLIRKLGGLGYRVAYLSRGYGRSTRGYLRVDPRLHSYKDVGDEALQVANRFSDVAVVVCEDRVQGARRLLQEQPDTEVIVLDDAFQHRRIHRDLELVMTDYNKLPWKQWMLPLGRQRDPLWTLRRADLVIVSKITHSEQAHRLASWLHRRGLSSLFVYTGLKPTSLYRILPEPEQVPVSEMLQQGAIVFSGLGNNQQFFRFAGEAGLLVNSTFSFPDHYAYRQDDLDRIVKKYDKVQAASFLRKPPIILTSEKDYHRLKNQPWFWEHYAHYPFYYLSVSLSFVRNKDRLNDLLVKKLPRHSHEPHTV from the coding sequence GTGATTATCCTGTTTCCACTTTCCATCCTCTTCTGGATCGTGGTAAGTGTACGAAACATCCTCTATAACTGGCAGATACTACCTGTACACAAGGTAGACGCCTTCGTTATCAGCATCGGCAACCTGAGCACCGGGGGCACCGGAAAGACGATCATGGCCGAGTACCTGATTCGCAAGCTGGGCGGCCTGGGCTACCGGGTGGCCTATCTGTCTCGCGGCTATGGCCGCAGCACCCGGGGCTACCTGCGTGTGGATCCCCGGCTGCACAGCTACAAGGACGTGGGCGACGAGGCCCTGCAGGTGGCAAACCGTTTTTCAGACGTGGCCGTGGTGGTGTGCGAGGACCGCGTGCAGGGTGCCCGCAGGCTGCTGCAGGAGCAGCCCGATACGGAGGTCATTGTACTGGACGATGCCTTTCAGCACCGCCGCATCCACCGAGACCTGGAGCTGGTGATGACTGACTACAACAAGCTGCCCTGGAAACAGTGGATGCTCCCCCTGGGACGCCAGCGAGATCCGCTATGGACGCTGAGACGGGCCGACCTCGTGATCGTCTCCAAGATTACCCACAGCGAGCAGGCCCACCGGCTGGCCTCCTGGCTGCACCGCCGCGGCCTCAGCAGCCTGTTTGTATACACAGGCCTAAAGCCCACAAGCCTGTATCGCATCCTGCCCGAGCCCGAGCAGGTGCCGGTTTCGGAAATGCTCCAGCAGGGTGCAATTGTGTTTTCGGGCCTGGGAAACAATCAGCAGTTCTTCCGGTTTGCCGGCGAGGCAGGCCTGCTGGTAAACAGCACTTTCTCCTTCCCCGATCACTATGCATACCGGCAGGACGATCTGGACCGGATCGTAAAAAAATATGACAAGGTGCAGGCTGCCAGTTTTCTGCGAAAGCCCCCCATCATCCTCACCAGCGAGAAAGACTACCACCGCCTGAAAAACCAGCCCTGGTTCTGGGAACACTACGCCCATTACCCCTTCTATTATTTGTCCGTATCTTTGTCGTTCGTAAGAAACAAAGACCGCCTGAATGACCTCTTGGTCAAAAAGTTACCCCGACATTCTCATGAACCCCATACAGTTTAA